A window of Synchiropus splendidus isolate RoL2022-P1 chromosome 9, RoL_Sspl_1.0, whole genome shotgun sequence contains these coding sequences:
- the dlk2 gene encoding protein delta homolog 2 isoform X1 has translation MFPATAGAVTREVPCRSDGTDRKQGTVGQSCSARPGGEAPTLSWHHASSSASLADGPVQSSLCLPTGSECRCNTTNGRCDESGACRCDPGWEGERCHRCLPTPGCVHGWCQQPWQCQCSAGWGGRFCDKDLQACSQLPCLNGATCVIEDTGDYSCLCPPGFHGNHCQLKTGPCRKGRSLCKNGGLCEDADGFASNWTCRCLAGFAGRRCETDVDDCQMQPCANGATCLDAVNRFSCVCPVGFSGRFCTVNVDDCASRPCQHAGRCLDLAAGFRCLCPPGFSGATCETAHRTGLEVEGGGARRGHNDDRRFRVTLMERSGARLTEAQLSLLLILAGLTLVVVSLTGALVLRGQCRGHSLPTAAPPDRS, from the exons ATGTTCCCAGCAACTGCCGGAGCAGTCACACGGGAAGTGCCCTGCAGGAGCGACGGTACAGACAGGAAGCAAGGCACAGTGGGCCAGAGCTGCTCCGCACGTCCCGGTGGAGAAGCCCCGACACTCAGCTGGCACcatgcttcttcttctgcttctctcgCTGATGGTCCGGTCCAGTCCAG CCTTTGCTTGCCAACAGGAAGCGAGTGCCGATGCAACACCACCAACGGTCGCTGTGATGAGAGCGGCGCCTGCAG GTGTGACCCCGGCTGGGAGGGCGAGCGCTGCCATCGCTGCCTGCCGACCCCTGGCTGTGTGCACGGCTGGTGCCAGCAGCCCTGGCAGTGCCAGTGCAGCGCCGGCTGGGGAGGGCGGTTCTGTGACAAAG ATCTGCAGGCGTGCTCGCAGTTACCCTGCCTCAATGGTGCCACCTGTGTGATAGAAGACACTGGCGACTACAGCTGCCTATGCCCGCCCGGTTTCCACGGCAACCACTGCCAACTGAAGACCGGGCCCTGCCGGAAGGGAAG GTCACTGTGTAAAAACGGCGGCCTTTGTGAGGACGCCGACGGGTTCGCCAGCAACTGGACCTGTCGCTGTCTTGCCGGGTTCGCGGGTCGGCGCTGTGAAACTGATGTGGACGACTGTCAGATGCAGCCTTGTGCCAACGGCGCCACCTGTTTGGACGCCGTGAACCGCTTCTCCTGCGTGTGTCCCGTGGGCTTCAGCGGACGCTTTTGCACAGTCAACGTGGACGACTGCGCCAGCCGGCCCTGCCAGCACGCCGGCCGCTGCCTGGACCTCGCCGCTGGCTTCCGCTGCCTGTGCCCGCCGGGATTCAGCGGCGCCACGTGTGAGACGGCGCACAGAACAGGCCTTGAAGTGGAGGGGGGCGGAGCCAGGAGAGGTCACAACGACGACAGGAGGTTCCGCGTGACCCTCATGGAGCGCAGCGGCGCCAGGCTGACCGAGGCCCAGCTCAGCCTCCTGTTGATCCTGGCGGGGCTGACGCTCGTGGTGGTGTCTCTGACTGGCGCTCTGGTGCTGCGTGGCCAGTGCCGGGGCCACAGCCTTCCCACAGCTGCGCCTCCTGACCGCAGCTGA
- the dlk2 gene encoding protein delta homolog 2 isoform X2 has protein sequence MLLLLLLSLMVRSSPGSECRCNTTNGRCDESGACRCDPGWEGERCHRCLPTPGCVHGWCQQPWQCQCSAGWGGRFCDKDLQACSQLPCLNGATCVIEDTGDYSCLCPPGFHGNHCQLKTGPCRKGRSLCKNGGLCEDADGFASNWTCRCLAGFAGRRCETDVDDCQMQPCANGATCLDAVNRFSCVCPVGFSGRFCTVNVDDCASRPCQHAGRCLDLAAGFRCLCPPGFSGATCETAHRTGLEVEGGGARRGHNDDRRFRVTLMERSGARLTEAQLSLLLILAGLTLVVVSLTGALVLRGQCRGHSLPTAAPPDRS, from the exons atgcttcttcttctgcttctctcgCTGATGGTCCGGTCCAGTCCAG GAAGCGAGTGCCGATGCAACACCACCAACGGTCGCTGTGATGAGAGCGGCGCCTGCAG GTGTGACCCCGGCTGGGAGGGCGAGCGCTGCCATCGCTGCCTGCCGACCCCTGGCTGTGTGCACGGCTGGTGCCAGCAGCCCTGGCAGTGCCAGTGCAGCGCCGGCTGGGGAGGGCGGTTCTGTGACAAAG ATCTGCAGGCGTGCTCGCAGTTACCCTGCCTCAATGGTGCCACCTGTGTGATAGAAGACACTGGCGACTACAGCTGCCTATGCCCGCCCGGTTTCCACGGCAACCACTGCCAACTGAAGACCGGGCCCTGCCGGAAGGGAAG GTCACTGTGTAAAAACGGCGGCCTTTGTGAGGACGCCGACGGGTTCGCCAGCAACTGGACCTGTCGCTGTCTTGCCGGGTTCGCGGGTCGGCGCTGTGAAACTGATGTGGACGACTGTCAGATGCAGCCTTGTGCCAACGGCGCCACCTGTTTGGACGCCGTGAACCGCTTCTCCTGCGTGTGTCCCGTGGGCTTCAGCGGACGCTTTTGCACAGTCAACGTGGACGACTGCGCCAGCCGGCCCTGCCAGCACGCCGGCCGCTGCCTGGACCTCGCCGCTGGCTTCCGCTGCCTGTGCCCGCCGGGATTCAGCGGCGCCACGTGTGAGACGGCGCACAGAACAGGCCTTGAAGTGGAGGGGGGCGGAGCCAGGAGAGGTCACAACGACGACAGGAGGTTCCGCGTGACCCTCATGGAGCGCAGCGGCGCCAGGCTGACCGAGGCCCAGCTCAGCCTCCTGTTGATCCTGGCGGGGCTGACGCTCGTGGTGGTGTCTCTGACTGGCGCTCTGGTGCTGCGTGGCCAGTGCCGGGGCCACAGCCTTCCCACAGCTGCGCCTCCTGACCGCAGCTGA